One window of Bacillus sp. THAF10 genomic DNA carries:
- a CDS encoding peroxiredoxin-like family protein translates to MSTLLEEIKTYKDVFKQKAPEEKQKLMAQATKELEESGLAQGLKEGDKVPEFNLPDASGKMVSITEELSKGPVILTFYRGGWCPYCNLELKAYQKELDSIKNAGGELIAISPQTPDASLSTKEKNELEFTVLSDESNNVAEQFNLVFKMPDYLIETYKEFGLSVPGHNGNDDWELPKPATFVIDQTGKIIFAEVDSDYTKRVEPRRVVDVLKNI, encoded by the coding sequence ATGTCAACATTACTTGAAGAAATTAAAACCTATAAGGATGTATTTAAACAAAAGGCTCCCGAGGAAAAGCAGAAGTTGATGGCGCAAGCAACAAAGGAATTAGAGGAATCAGGACTTGCCCAGGGACTAAAAGAGGGAGACAAGGTACCAGAGTTTAATCTTCCTGACGCATCAGGAAAAATGGTGTCCATTACTGAAGAGCTTTCAAAAGGACCGGTAATTCTGACATTTTACCGAGGTGGCTGGTGCCCTTACTGTAACCTTGAGTTAAAAGCCTATCAAAAAGAATTAGATTCCATCAAAAACGCTGGTGGGGAATTGATTGCCATCAGCCCTCAAACACCTGATGCCAGCTTATCTACCAAGGAAAAAAATGAGTTGGAATTCACTGTTCTTAGTGATGAAAGCAATAATGTTGCTGAACAATTTAATTTGGTATTTAAAATGCCCGATTATTTAATTGAAACATATAAGGAGTTTGGTTTAAGCGTTCCTGGACATAATGGAAACGATGATTGGGAACTACCTAAGCCGGCTACATTTGTCATTGATCAGACAGGTAAAATCATCTTTGCAGAGGTTGACTCTGACTACACAAAACGTGTGGAGCCGAGAAGAGTAGTGGATGTTTTAAAAAACATCTAA
- a CDS encoding DUF1801 domain-containing protein, with amino-acid sequence MNQEVTDFIEALKEPWQEELSSTLREVVHQAIPDVQERIQYKKPHFLKNGKYAAVISTSKNAVSFTIFNATELNLPEGKFDGPPERKTLKLYAGDKVDSQHLVSLVSQASGSL; translated from the coding sequence ATGAATCAGGAAGTAACTGATTTTATTGAAGCCTTAAAAGAGCCATGGCAGGAAGAGCTTTCTTCCACCTTACGTGAGGTCGTTCACCAAGCTATACCAGATGTCCAAGAACGAATTCAGTATAAAAAACCTCATTTTTTGAAAAACGGAAAATACGCAGCTGTTATTTCCACATCGAAAAATGCAGTTAGTTTTACGATCTTTAATGCCACCGAGCTGAATCTTCCTGAGGGTAAGTTTGATGGTCCGCCTGAGAGAAAAACACTAAAGCTGTATGCAGGAGATAAAGTTGATTCCCAGCACCTAGTGTCCTTGGTCAGCCAAGCTTCAGGCTCACTTTAA
- a CDS encoding YciI family protein, whose protein sequence is MFIVKATEYSESGVSNSREHLDAMFAYKKALASEGVLISAEELLPSSTGIRIMYSSDSEKPEILVGPFPFVHEMVAEFILVDVHSLDEAFHLALRMPVPKGRVDCKIEIRMLSEDDGFLHDSKTLVMEADLVDHLHMLKNI, encoded by the coding sequence ATGTTTATTGTCAAGGCAACAGAGTATTCGGAATCAGGAGTAAGCAACAGCAGGGAACACCTCGATGCCATGTTTGCCTACAAGAAAGCTTTGGCCAGCGAAGGAGTTCTCATTTCTGCAGAGGAGCTCCTTCCAAGCTCAACGGGGATAAGGATAATGTATTCATCAGATAGTGAAAAGCCGGAAATACTGGTCGGTCCCTTTCCATTTGTACATGAGATGGTAGCGGAATTTATCCTGGTAGATGTCCACTCATTAGATGAAGCGTTCCATTTGGCTCTACGAATGCCGGTTCCAAAGGGCCGAGTCGATTGTAAAATCGAGATTCGAATGCTCTCAGAAGATGATGGTTTTCTACATGACTCGAAAACTCTGGTCATGGAGGCCGATTTAGTGGACCATCTCCACATGTTAAAAAATATCTAA
- a CDS encoding RNA polymerase sigma factor, with protein sequence MSMSNTHRTINAIWRIESAKLIAGLTRIVRDVGVAEDIAHDAFVIALEKWPQIGIPDNPGAWLMTTAKRRAIDLIRRTKLRDQKYSEVACNTDLYTEDNLELSLDEEIGDDLLRLIFMTCHPVLTQEARVALTLRLLCGLTTDEIARSFLTAETTIAQRIVRAKRTLREKEVPFEVPTGEELKARLFAVLEVIYLMFNEGYSATSGYQWVRPLLCQEALRLGRVLAEIAPYEPEVHGLVALMEIQSSRFKSRVNSKGEPVLLMDQNRAKWDYLLIRRGLTALERSKKLGRPLGPYSLQAAISACHAQAPSAKETDWIRIAALYEALARVTPSPIVELNRAVAVSMAFGPSIGLEIIDELCAESSLKGYHLLPSVRGDLLMKLGRMEEARIEFERAASMTRNERERELLLNRVAECESSTSE encoded by the coding sequence GTGAGTATGTCAAATACACATCGAACCATCAATGCAATATGGCGAATAGAGTCTGCAAAGCTTATCGCTGGGTTAACTAGAATAGTACGGGATGTTGGTGTCGCAGAGGATATTGCCCACGATGCTTTCGTCATTGCCCTTGAAAAATGGCCACAAATCGGAATTCCTGACAATCCAGGGGCTTGGCTTATGACTACGGCGAAGCGACGTGCCATTGATCTTATTCGCAGGACTAAGCTGCGTGATCAGAAGTATTCAGAAGTAGCTTGCAATACAGATTTATATACAGAGGATAACTTAGAGCTTTCTTTAGACGAGGAGATTGGTGATGATCTCCTTCGTCTGATTTTTATGACCTGCCATCCGGTGTTAACTCAGGAAGCGAGAGTAGCTCTTACGCTTCGTTTATTATGTGGGCTTACAACCGATGAAATTGCCCGTTCCTTTCTTACTGCTGAAACAACAATTGCCCAGCGAATAGTCCGCGCCAAGAGAACCCTTAGGGAAAAAGAGGTACCTTTTGAAGTTCCGACAGGAGAAGAACTCAAAGCTCGCCTTTTTGCTGTACTAGAGGTGATCTACCTTATGTTCAACGAAGGATATTCGGCAACCTCTGGGTATCAATGGGTCCGGCCGTTACTTTGTCAGGAAGCGTTAAGACTCGGGCGTGTACTCGCCGAGATTGCCCCTTATGAGCCTGAGGTGCACGGACTAGTCGCCCTTATGGAGATTCAATCTTCGCGTTTTAAATCTCGGGTTAACTCAAAGGGAGAACCGGTTCTTCTGATGGATCAGAACCGAGCCAAATGGGATTATTTGTTAATTCGTCGTGGATTAACGGCACTCGAGAGAAGCAAGAAGCTTGGGCGACCTCTCGGGCCTTACTCCCTGCAAGCTGCTATTTCTGCCTGCCATGCCCAGGCGCCTTCCGCTAAAGAGACCGATTGGATCCGTATTGCAGCCCTATATGAAGCGCTAGCGAGAGTTACTCCATCCCCAATTGTCGAATTAAATCGGGCAGTTGCTGTATCCATGGCTTTTGGTCCGTCCATTGGGCTTGAGATTATAGACGAGCTCTGTGCTGAATCTTCCTTAAAGGGATATCATCTTTTACCAAGTGTTCGTGGGGATCTTCTTATGAAGCTGGGAAGAATGGAAGAAGCACGTATAGAATTTGAACGTGCTGCGTCTATGACTCGGAATGAGCGTGAACGGGAACTTTTACTAAATAGGGTGGCTGAATGTGAATCTAGCACATCGGAATAA
- a CDS encoding YciI family protein, whose translation MRFMMIVKATTDSEAGVLPSQEQFDAMQKYNEELVKAGVLLAADGLMSSSNGIRISYPEPGGKPKILDGPFTEAKELIAGYTLIEVKSREEAMEWALRMPDPHGFGQGEIELRQVFEMEELTNNDELLAKETALRKQVKEQKQG comes from the coding sequence ATGAGATTTATGATGATTGTCAAAGCTACAACTGATTCAGAGGCAGGGGTATTACCAAGTCAAGAGCAATTTGATGCTATGCAGAAGTATAATGAGGAATTGGTAAAGGCAGGGGTATTGCTAGCAGCTGATGGACTAATGTCTAGCTCAAATGGAATCAGGATTTCTTATCCAGAACCTGGTGGAAAGCCTAAGATATTGGATGGTCCTTTTACAGAAGCAAAAGAATTGATTGCTGGATATACATTGATAGAAGTCAAATCAAGAGAAGAAGCCATGGAATGGGCACTTCGTATGCCAGACCCTCATGGTTTTGGCCAGGGCGAAATTGAGTTGAGACAGGTTTTTGAGATGGAAGAATTAACGAATAATGACGAATTGTTGGCGAAAGAGACAGCTCTTCGCAAACAAGTTAAGGAGCAGAAGCAAGGGTGA
- a CDS encoding S16 family serine protease gives MEDGKNLFLVPFLGTCYLFLSFLYLYLFDFLSGITYVLLLIILLFLNVIFMGLATIVRPVFRVFMISSVFMFLLFLYESPLFFLDRTKTVNFLYVPTEEAVKNSGIYVISVLEVQLNENGKIFMKNESDLFQVLTIDNFNRYITKNNSIFEFLHIVKNQNVKMGENLKILIKGSNSEINDYLARDDIRGASSGLALVLSSLAKDHGWDNSHPIAVTGAIDKKGNVLRVGLVREKVITAAKDGHSHVIVPEVNLEEALKAKKEYNLPIVIAGVTSVEDAVRVIEKWK, from the coding sequence ATGGAAGATGGGAAAAACCTTTTTTTAGTGCCTTTCCTAGGTACATGTTATTTATTTCTTAGCTTTTTATATTTGTATCTGTTTGATTTTCTAAGTGGCATCACATATGTACTACTTCTTATCATTCTATTATTTTTAAATGTTATTTTCATGGGTTTGGCAACGATTGTTCGACCTGTTTTTCGAGTATTCATGATTTCTAGTGTTTTTATGTTTTTATTATTTTTGTATGAATCCCCCCTATTTTTTTTGGATAGAACGAAGACAGTAAACTTTTTGTACGTTCCGACAGAAGAAGCTGTTAAGAATTCAGGTATCTATGTTATTAGTGTTCTAGAGGTGCAGTTAAATGAAAATGGGAAAATCTTTATGAAAAATGAATCAGACTTATTCCAGGTCCTTACCATTGATAACTTTAATCGTTACATCACTAAAAACAATTCCATCTTTGAGTTTCTTCATATCGTGAAAAATCAAAATGTGAAGATGGGGGAAAATTTAAAGATTTTAATAAAAGGATCTAATTCAGAAATCAATGATTATTTAGCTAGAGATGACATTAGGGGAGCAAGTTCTGGATTAGCATTAGTCCTTTCTTCTTTGGCAAAAGATCACGGATGGGATAATTCCCACCCTATTGCAGTAACAGGTGCAATTGATAAAAAAGGAAATGTTTTAAGGGTTGGGCTAGTACGAGAAAAGGTAATTACCGCAGCCAAAGACGGTCATTCCCATGTCATTGTCCCTGAAGTTAATTTAGAGGAGGCTCTTAAAGCAAAAAAGGAATATAACCTTCCTATCGTAATAGCAGGGGTAACAAGTGTAGAGGATGCTGTTAGAGTGATAGAAAAATGGAAATGA
- a CDS encoding alpha/beta hydrolase — translation MVRFKTMIAKLLRLLPNKAKKTPMIPLQQVKMKKDMIVETTIQRTKISLYYPLEAKTKKFPVYINFHGGAFIMNEKEMDDPYCRFLANQAECVVVNVDYGKAPEYPFPKPIEQGYEVLQWLKNRADELSIDKEKIMVGGQSSGANIAAALCLYLEEKGENQPLLQVLSCPMLDFVTSHADKPEPDKWRARYPQVANFINMCYVPEKEQAEHPLASPVHAEIFGHLAPALILIAEYDAFKPEAERYAEKLNAAGVNVQVKLFQDCYHAFTHLGPKESANEAWGLIAREIRAVVESNEN, via the coding sequence ATGGTGCGATTCAAGACCATGATTGCTAAATTACTGCGTCTCTTGCCTAATAAAGCAAAAAAAACACCCATGATACCTCTGCAGCAAGTAAAAATGAAAAAAGATATGATAGTGGAAACTACCATTCAACGAACAAAAATATCATTATATTATCCTTTGGAGGCAAAAACGAAAAAGTTCCCTGTCTACATCAATTTCCATGGTGGAGCATTTATTATGAACGAAAAGGAGATGGATGATCCTTATTGCCGCTTCCTTGCCAATCAAGCAGAATGTGTGGTTGTAAATGTCGATTATGGAAAAGCACCGGAGTATCCTTTTCCAAAACCAATTGAACAGGGCTATGAAGTTCTTCAATGGTTAAAAAATAGAGCGGATGAATTGAGTATTGATAAGGAGAAAATCATGGTCGGCGGGCAAAGTTCAGGTGCCAATATTGCAGCGGCCTTATGTCTTTACCTTGAAGAAAAAGGGGAAAACCAACCACTACTCCAAGTGCTATCCTGCCCTATGCTAGATTTTGTGACCTCGCATGCAGATAAGCCAGAGCCGGATAAATGGCGTGCACGTTATCCGCAAGTCGCAAATTTTATTAACATGTGTTATGTACCTGAAAAAGAACAGGCCGAGCATCCATTAGCATCGCCTGTTCATGCTGAGATATTTGGCCATTTAGCTCCTGCTCTCATTCTCATCGCGGAGTATGACGCTTTTAAACCAGAAGCAGAACGATATGCAGAAAAATTAAATGCAGCAGGGGTAAATGTTCAAGTTAAGTTATTCCAAGACTGTTATCATGCGTTTACACATCTCGGTCCAAAGGAAAGTGCGAATGAGGCATGGGGGTTAATAGCTAGAGAAATAAGAGCAGTTGTTGAATCCAATGAAAATTGA
- a CDS encoding zinc-binding dehydrogenase, which translates to MKAVEVTGYGDVDKLELVHRDTPEPKENEVLIKVKACAINNTEIWMREGAYGTDSKSGWRPEGVQFPRIPGSDITGIVEKVGRGVDASMLQKDVVLFPFKSSGEEGFEHISEDMSFIGSEFDGGYAEYVVWPAHLCYEMPLSDYVESAVFSVSGLTAWHMVEQIRVKAGETIMVTGANGGVGSLNVQIAAKVFGAKVIAIVGDLELEEKLKELGAAHVLSYKSSNLAAEIIEVNGGPVDSVLDVVGDALFSTSLEVLKKGGKFCISGSAGGQKTELDFRTLYLKHITFYGSVLGTREEFKRMLQAISEGKIKPVIDCTFPLEEAREAQTYFKKAGKLGKVVLIP; encoded by the coding sequence ATGAAAGCTGTAGAAGTAACAGGTTATGGAGATGTAGATAAATTAGAGCTTGTACATAGAGACACTCCAGAACCGAAAGAAAATGAAGTGCTAATTAAAGTAAAGGCTTGCGCGATAAATAATACTGAAATATGGATGAGGGAAGGAGCTTACGGCACGGATTCTAAGTCAGGTTGGCGACCAGAGGGTGTACAATTTCCACGGATTCCAGGTTCTGATATTACGGGTATCGTTGAAAAAGTAGGGAGGGGCGTGGATGCGTCTATGCTTCAAAAGGATGTTGTTCTGTTTCCTTTTAAATCAAGTGGAGAAGAAGGATTCGAACATATTTCCGAGGATATGTCTTTTATTGGGTCAGAATTTGATGGTGGGTATGCGGAATATGTGGTGTGGCCGGCTCACCTATGTTATGAAATGCCACTTAGTGACTATGTAGAAAGTGCTGTTTTTTCTGTAAGTGGATTGACCGCTTGGCACATGGTAGAACAGATTAGAGTAAAAGCTGGGGAAACTATTATGGTAACGGGGGCAAATGGTGGTGTTGGATCACTAAATGTTCAAATTGCTGCTAAGGTCTTTGGAGCCAAGGTCATTGCGATAGTTGGTGACTTAGAGTTGGAAGAGAAATTAAAGGAATTAGGAGCAGCACATGTATTGTCTTATAAATCCAGTAATCTTGCTGCAGAAATAATAGAAGTGAATGGTGGTCCTGTTGACTCTGTTCTAGATGTTGTAGGGGACGCATTGTTCTCAACCTCCTTAGAAGTGCTAAAAAAGGGAGGGAAATTCTGTATATCCGGATCAGCTGGTGGACAGAAGACAGAACTCGATTTTAGAACCTTGTACTTAAAACATATTACCTTCTATGGCTCTGTTTTAGGCACAAGGGAAGAATTTAAACGGATGCTTCAAGCCATTTCTGAAGGGAAAATCAAGCCAGTAATCGATTGCACTTTTCCACTAGAAGAAGCGAGAGAAGCTCAAACGTATTTTAAAAAAGCAGGGAAATTAGGCAAGGTAGTTTTAATCCCTTAA
- a CDS encoding RNA polymerase sigma factor, with protein sequence MEKDRELLVMEWYELYYDDIYRFILFMIGDKQCCEDLVHDTFVRAHIAYDRFDNRSNVKTWLFSIGKHLVIDEIRKRKRRRLFSVITFDKEIPSSFNIEQHIVNKETVAQLWKDIQQLKPNYRLIIILKKVEECTTKEIAEILDWSEVKVRKTLSRAMQSLKKINRLKGGVHVE encoded by the coding sequence TTGGAGAAGGATAGGGAACTTCTCGTAATGGAGTGGTACGAACTGTATTATGATGACATTTATCGTTTTATTTTGTTTATGATTGGTGACAAGCAATGCTGTGAGGATTTGGTTCATGACACTTTTGTCCGTGCGCATATTGCGTATGATCGATTTGATAACCGTTCTAACGTAAAAACGTGGCTGTTCAGTATTGGAAAACATCTGGTGATAGATGAAATTCGTAAAAGAAAGCGCAGAAGATTGTTTTCGGTAATTACGTTTGATAAGGAGATTCCATCGTCCTTCAATATAGAACAGCATATCGTAAACAAAGAAACGGTAGCTCAACTATGGAAAGATATTCAACAATTAAAGCCTAACTATCGATTAATTATTATTTTGAAAAAGGTGGAGGAATGCACAACAAAGGAAATTGCAGAGATTCTTGACTGGTCCGAGGTAAAGGTTCGCAAAACATTATCAAGAGCAATGCAGTCGCTAAAAAAGATTAATAGGTTAAAAGGAGGTGTTCATGTTGAGTGA
- a CDS encoding phosphotransferase enzyme family protein, with translation MEQKILELLNNIYPIEFTNIEPVTNEMYRCLAVQGIFFARITNYKTYEEQLEEVTYTNFLYNEGFGVSPTISSLNGKLVESIRLDQEYLTVLYKAAPGKHLPRTQWNANVLKELGRQIGRLHRLSKNYENDATIRYIKDWHENEEYDFLKYIPKEESTIREIAQEILSTIKNLPQSQSTYGLLHGDLWLENVLVDSDFKFTMVDFQDCEKHFYIFDLAVPIYSAMEYSFVGNGNIDDYGRSIIKAIVEGYQEENDISPEMLDKLPLFIKLKEVFEYSLMHMYWNKEKLTEEQMRIMNHFRLRIEHNHSIIRN, from the coding sequence ATGGAACAAAAAATACTAGAATTACTTAACAACATCTATCCAATAGAGTTTACTAATATTGAACCAGTAACAAATGAAATGTATCGGTGTTTGGCAGTTCAAGGTATCTTCTTTGCTAGAATAACGAACTATAAAACATATGAGGAACAGTTAGAAGAAGTTACTTATACTAATTTCTTATATAATGAAGGATTTGGCGTATCACCGACGATATCTTCCTTGAACGGTAAACTAGTAGAAAGTATAAGACTTGACCAGGAATACTTAACTGTATTATACAAAGCTGCTCCTGGTAAACATTTACCAAGAACTCAATGGAATGCCAATGTGTTAAAAGAATTAGGTCGGCAAATTGGTAGATTACATCGTTTATCAAAAAACTATGAAAATGATGCGACGATTAGATATATCAAGGATTGGCATGAAAATGAGGAGTATGATTTTCTTAAATATATCCCTAAAGAAGAAAGCACGATTAGAGAAATTGCGCAGGAGATTTTATCTACTATAAAAAATCTGCCCCAAAGTCAATCAACCTATGGCTTGTTACACGGTGATTTATGGTTAGAAAATGTGTTGGTAGATAGTGACTTTAAATTTACTATGGTTGATTTTCAAGATTGTGAGAAACATTTTTATATATTTGATTTAGCTGTACCAATCTATAGTGCGATGGAGTATTCGTTTGTAGGCAACGGCAACATTGATGACTATGGCCGTTCTATTATTAAAGCAATTGTCGAGGGGTATCAAGAGGAAAATGATATATCTCCAGAGATGCTAGACAAACTTCCGCTATTCATAAAATTAAAGGAAGTATTTGAATACAGCCTCATGCATATGTACTGGAATAAAGAGAAGTTAACGGAGGAACAAATGAGAATAATGAATCATTTTAGATTAAGGATTGAACATAATCACTCTATAATACGTAATTAA
- a CDS encoding STAS domain-containing protein, with the protein MEKNVALHDFIVNNTDALTAAWFQSKKAKEGSIYSSTIPTIGEKLRQQNKKFIITIAQIFINPDTDSIYDAIKQWASDVAKDRVSTNTELNEILPQFKVFRQIYWNKINEFASEPTNSITSEKLLTWSNRFHYAFDHVIEVFVATYTAYHKSTLLAHQEMISELSSPIIKLTNDIGVLPLIGSIDTQRAVVIMESSLKQCQQKNVECLVIDLSGVPIVDTMVANQLFTVVTALELIGVKSIMTGVRPEVAQTAIHLGLDFSHITIYSTLEKALEKWEFRKSTSV; encoded by the coding sequence ATGGAAAAGAACGTAGCTTTACATGATTTTATTGTAAATAATACGGATGCATTGACCGCTGCATGGTTTCAGTCGAAAAAAGCGAAGGAAGGCAGTATTTATTCTAGTACTATACCTACCATTGGAGAGAAGCTGCGTCAGCAAAATAAGAAATTTATTATAACTATAGCCCAAATTTTTATCAATCCTGATACGGATTCAATCTATGATGCTATTAAACAGTGGGCTTCTGATGTTGCGAAAGATAGAGTTTCCACCAATACGGAATTGAACGAAATTCTTCCCCAGTTTAAAGTATTCCGCCAGATTTACTGGAATAAAATTAATGAATTCGCTTCAGAACCTACCAACTCCATTACTTCTGAGAAGCTTTTAACATGGTCTAACCGTTTCCATTATGCGTTTGATCACGTTATTGAGGTATTTGTAGCAACCTATACCGCTTATCATAAATCAACACTCTTGGCTCATCAAGAAATGATATCAGAGTTAAGCTCCCCTATTATTAAACTGACGAATGACATCGGTGTTCTGCCATTGATAGGAAGCATAGATACACAAAGAGCAGTAGTCATTATGGAATCAAGCCTCAAACAGTGTCAGCAAAAGAATGTCGAGTGTCTAGTGATCGATTTATCCGGTGTACCTATTGTGGATACAATGGTAGCGAATCAGCTGTTCACCGTCGTCACCGCTTTAGAGCTAATTGGGGTGAAAAGTATTATGACAGGCGTTCGTCCTGAAGTGGCTCAGACGGCCATTCATCTTGGTCTTGATTTCTCCCATATCACTATATACTCTACGCTTGAAAAAGCTCTGGAGAAGTGGGAGTTTCGCAAAAGTACATCTGTATAA
- a CDS encoding cytochrome c biogenesis CcdA family protein translates to MEEITIWLAFTGGLISFFSPCCLPLYPTFISYITGISVSDLKKNEQKIRSVALKHSVAFVLGFSIVFYLVGFSASYFGKAFVQYNELLRMLGAIFIITMGLFMIGIFSPEFLLKEKRLPFVKKSGNLLNSFLVGLIFAAGWTPCIGPIFGAIIYANVLYPSETFINITAFSLGFGIPFIIMALFISKVKLLTKYSSGFLKLGGILMIAIGLILFFNKMFYLTIWMNRIIELFK, encoded by the coding sequence ATGGAAGAAATTACAATATGGTTAGCTTTCACTGGTGGATTGATCTCCTTTTTTTCGCCGTGTTGTTTACCTCTTTACCCAACATTCATATCTTATATTACTGGTATTTCAGTTTCAGATCTTAAGAAAAATGAACAAAAAATTAGAAGTGTAGCATTAAAGCATTCAGTTGCCTTTGTGTTAGGTTTTTCAATCGTTTTTTATCTAGTAGGGTTTTCAGCTAGTTATTTTGGAAAGGCATTTGTCCAGTACAATGAACTTTTAAGAATGCTAGGAGCTATTTTTATTATTACAATGGGATTATTTATGATAGGAATTTTTTCGCCGGAGTTTTTATTAAAAGAGAAAAGACTGCCCTTTGTAAAAAAGAGTGGAAATCTACTAAATTCATTTCTAGTAGGATTGATTTTTGCTGCAGGGTGGACACCATGCATCGGACCGATTTTTGGAGCAATAATATATGCTAATGTTCTATATCCAAGTGAAACATTTATAAACATAACAGCTTTCTCCTTGGGCTTTGGCATCCCATTTATCATAATGGCATTATTTATTTCTAAAGTGAAACTGCTAACAAAGTATTCTTCAGGTTTCTTGAAACTAGGTGGAATATTAATGATAGCGATTGGGTTAATTCTCTTTTTTAATAAAATGTTCTATTTGACAATTTGGATGAATAGAATAATAGAATTGTTTAAATAA
- a CDS encoding TlpA disulfide reductase family protein: MKKTFGILIIVSLVVTAFFLHFTEQQSNVVDHSPGESAIDFKLQTLDSTPTRLSSYKGKPIILNFWASWCEPCENEMPELDKFHKKYTEDVVVLGVNITSKEISEQSVQNFVNELDVSFPILLDTEGVFRHYQVMNLPTTYFIDSNGKIVDSYYGELTFEMLEQFKAKLN; encoded by the coding sequence ATGAAAAAAACATTTGGTATTTTGATAATTGTTTCATTGGTTGTAACGGCCTTCTTTCTGCATTTTACCGAACAACAAAGTAATGTAGTTGATCATAGCCCTGGTGAATCTGCAATAGATTTTAAATTACAAACATTAGATAGTACTCCAACAAGACTTTCAAGTTATAAAGGAAAACCGATTATCCTTAATTTTTGGGCTTCTTGGTGTGAGCCTTGTGAAAATGAAATGCCGGAATTGGATAAATTTCATAAAAAATATACTGAAGACGTTGTTGTATTGGGTGTTAATATTACCAGTAAAGAAATTAGCGAGCAAAGTGTTCAGAATTTTGTTAATGAACTTGATGTATCATTTCCGATTTTACTAGATACAGAAGGTGTTTTTAGGCATTATCAAGTTATGAATTTACCTACCACCTACTTTATTGATTCAAATGGAAAGATTGTAGACAGTTATTACGGGGAATTAACGTTCGAGATGTTAGAACAATTTAAAGCGAAACTTAATTAA